The following coding sequences lie in one Rutidosis leptorrhynchoides isolate AG116_Rl617_1_P2 chromosome 4, CSIRO_AGI_Rlap_v1, whole genome shotgun sequence genomic window:
- the LOC139840122 gene encoding histone-lysine N-methyltransferase, H3 lysine-9 specific SUVH1-like encodes MEHSISSEEVLDKSRVVEVKPLRCLVPIFPSPAASFATPQSLPFAFVSPTGPFPAGASQFFPIFAPNEPPKPVITPEPPIQNQTQSQNQNQSQNQNQSQSQNQNQNQNQSQSQNQNQSQIQNHNQNQNQSLSQNQNQTQSQNHNQNQNHSQETSYAIPSPVPLNSFRTPVSVENNVRRGRPKGSKNRVVEVVTDDGYENGFTVDSTDDGSDVIHHKRKARKTVKGPQAVAVSNSEVDIDPLVNHLLKTFNLMDIDTHLQADSDHDLVQRVVMVYNLLRRKIMQLDDAKGVIHGISRRADLRSGTILMNKGARANTKRRIGTVPGVNIGDVFFFRMELCLAGLHAPIMAGIDYLSFKVSGDEEPVAVSIVSSGGYEDDGDDADVLIYSGQGGVMRNDKSATDQKLERGNLALEKSLHRGNEVRVVRGIKDGTQITGKIYVYDGLYKLHESWIERATSGCNVFKYKLIRVPGQPEGYMLWKSIQQWRDGVTTRVGVILPDLTSGAENLPICLVNDVDSEKGPAYFTYTSSLSYAKPYISSNSASCRCSNGCQPAINCPCVEKNGGYLPYSAAGVLLSHNLVIHECGPSCLCPPTCRNRVSQTGLKLRLEVFRTKNKGWGLRSWDPIRAGAFICEYAGEVIENATDSDDDYIFDATRSFEPLEPLPTDEPVKIPFPLIVSAKNKGNVSRFMNHSCSPNVYWQPILRENEKESYLHVGFYAINHIPPLHELTFNYGTPRSEKNGLQKKKCLCGSPKCKGHFY; translated from the coding sequence ATGGAACACAGTATCAGTTCAGAGGAGGTACTTGATAAATCTAGGGTTGTAGAGGTTAAGCCGTTACGATGTCTTGTACCGATTTTTCCATCGCCAGCCGCTTCTTTTGCAACACCTCAGTCACTACCGTTTGCGTTTGTTTCTCCAACTGGTCCCTTTCCTGCTGGTGCTTCACAGTTTTTCCCTATTTTTGCTCCTAACGAGCCTCCTAAGCCAGTTATTACGCCCGAACCACCAATCCAGAATCAAACTCAGAGTCAAAATCAAAATCAGAGTCAAAATCAAAATCAGAGTCAAAGTcagaatcaaaatcaaaatcaaaatcagagTCAAAGTCAGAATCAAAATCAGAGTCAAATTCAGAATCATAATCAGAATCAAAATCAGAGTCTAAGTCAGAATCAAAATCAGACTCAAAGTCAGAATCATAATCAGAATCAGAATCACAGTCAGGAAACATCTTACGCTATCCCATCGCCGGTTCCTTTGAATTCATTTAGGACACCAGTGTCAGTTGAAAACAATGTGCGCAGAGGGAGACCGAAAGGCTCTAAGAATCGTGTAGTGGAAGTAGTAACAGATGATGGTTATGAGAATGGATTCACCGTAGATTCTACAGATGATGGCAGTGATGTTATCCATCATAAGCGTAAAGCTCGTAAAACCGTTAAGGGACCACAAGCAGTAGCTGTTTCTAATTCTGAAGTTGACATTGATCCGTTAGTTAATCATCTTTTGAAAACTTTCAATCTGATGGATATCGATACACATCTTCAAGCTGATAGTGATCATGATTTGGTCCAACGTGTGGTCATGGTGTATAATTTACTTAGGAGAAAGATCATGCAGCTTGATGATGCAAAAGGAGTTATACATGGTATATCTAGACGAGCAGACTTAAGGTCCGGTACAATTCTAATGAATAAAGGAGCTCGTGCCAATACTAAAAGACGGATTGGTACAGTACCTGGTGTCAATATTGGTGACGTTTTCTTTTTCCGAATGGAATTGTGCTTGGCAGGATTGCATGCTCCAATTATGGCTGGGATCGATTATCTGAGCTTTAAGGTTAGTGGTGATGAGGAGCCTGTTGCGGTTAGTATTGTTTCTTCTGGAGGATATGAAGATGATGGAGACGATGCAGATGTGCTAATCTATAGCGGTCAAGGTGGTGTTATGAGAAACGATAAATCAGCGACGGATCAAAAGCTTGAAAGGGGTAATCTTGCGTTGGAAAAAAGTTTGCATCGTGGTAATGAGGTAAGAGTCGTTCGTGGTATCAAAGATGGAACACAAATAACTGGGAAGATATATGTTTATGATGGCTTATATAAACTCCACGAGTCTTGGATCGAAAGAGCGACGTCTGGTTGCAATGTTTTCAAGTACAAATTGATTAGGGTTCCGGGTCAACCTGAAGGATATATGCTGTGGAAGTCAATTCAGCAGTGGAGAGACGGTGTTACCACACGGGTCGGGGTTATCTTGCCCGATCTCACTTCTGGTGCTGAAAATTTACCAATTTGTCTTGTAAATGACGTGGATAGTGAAAAGGGTCCTGCTTATTTTACTTACACTTCGAGTTTAAGTTATGCAAAACCATATATTTCATCTAATTCTGCAAGCTGTAGATGCTCTAATGGATGCCAACCTGCAATTAACTGCCCTTGTGTTGAGAAAAACGGTGGGTATCTTCCATATTCGGCTGCTGGTGTTCTTTTGAGTCATAACTTAGTGATTCATGAGTGTGGTCCTTCATGTTTATGTCCTCCTACTTGTAGAAACCGAGTTTCCCAAACGGGTTTAAAGCTTCGTTTAGAGGTGTTCAGAACAAAGAATAAGGGCTGGGGACTTAGGTCATGGGACCCCATTCGGGCTGGAGCTTTTATATGTGAGTATGCAGGTGAAGTGATTGAAAATGCAACCGATAGTGACGATGATTACATATTTGATGCTACCCGATCTTTTGAACCATTGGAGCCTTTGCCTACTGATGAGCCTGTCAAGATTCCATTTCCACTCATTGTCAGTGCTAAAAATAAGGGAAATGTGAGTCGTTTTATGAATCATAGTTGTTCACCTAATGTGTATTGGCAGCCAATTTTGCGTGAAAATGAAAAGGAGTCGTATCTTCATGTTGGATTTTATGCTATCAATCATATTCCTCCGTTGCATGAATTAACGTTCAATTATGGTACTCCACGGTCTGAGAAAAATGGACTGCAGAAAAAGAAGTGCTTGTGTGGATCGCCTAAATGCAAAGGTCACTTTTATTAG
- the LOC139840990 gene encoding uncharacterized protein, with product MHKRTVTLKWDHLDDVNDNDDDEFFESTNRLSVVVPLDMPLLEFDEDNDDQEFNDARVSFSQNLASNSFKKPQNLASNAQYDMWMVAPGSITDRRRKLLQGMGLTSNKDFARLPSTTSTKFNKAYTKRLVSTKPPDSTSQDTNKKETSPNLEESKKADRKQSKRQQQAEVQPQTKVKPQPKPEPEQHPQPKHKLEVDTEPEPKPQPKDQDQEQDQAYDSSLPLLLVRSRSDSDIETTSYNIKRRKQDMIGSISKQRLTRTSSELIRPSVGLSCRYANILRVSTANTKKPKNSLANNASNTNSHAQLDSFFVIKNLDTGKEFVVKDFNDEGMCNKVSDLQTGKQLTMDEFEKTVGHSPVVKELMRRTSRKKNVNSKLAMTNSYVSKSFRYSKKKGAALLKNLKGSMSGSKSDKEKEKDGRDQKPKEEPKSNEEQKPNDKNANSKWVKAKAHGKPLKEFSALNVCQEIQAHDGSIWTMRFSFDGQYLASGGEDKVIHVWEVQECDVMSMQSGDEMGSSTTPDNRPPIPDNSTTAPEKKKKPKNNKNKSGIPDYVKVPESMFGLSENPVCTFKGHQDDVLDLSWSRSQLLLSSSMDKTVRLWDVETKNCLKQFAHSDYVTCIQFNPTDDDYFISGSLDKKIRMWSVPSRKVVDWSDLHDMITAVCYYPDGQGAIVGLHNGNCKPYNTTDCKLEQKDQIELHTKPKAEPKKITGFQFSPSNASEMLVTSADSRVRIMDGPHVIEKLIGYKNTSSQFSAQYSADGKYIFCASEDSQVYIWKHEKPKNSGGAKPKYVTTTSYEHFPCTDVTVALPWHGTSKLNQLDNEPQSKRRSKKSGPLPTDNNVETKKSKLPPVPKKGTNDNSEQTTNTDASVGESGDGSLQTDGGNNVAAAASSAQSTVWGLVIVTAGVGGEIKVYQNVGLPVKVGYQTLF from the exons ATGCACAAAAGAACGGTAACATTAAAATGGGATCATTTAGATGATGTCAATGACAACGACGATGACGAATTCTTTGAAAGCACCAACCGTCTCTCGGTCGTTGTTCCTCTTGACATGCCTTTACTTGAATTCGACGAAGACAATGATGACCAAGAATTTAACGACGCACGCGTGTCTTTTTCCCAAAACTTGGCCTCGAATTCGTTCAAGAAACCTCAAAACTTGGCCTCCAATGCACAATATGACATGTGGATGGTTGCACCGGGGTCAATTACTGACCGAAGAAGAAAGCTTCTACAAGGCATGGGGTTAACTAGCAATAAAGATTTCGCTCGGTTACCTAGTACAACTAGCACCAAATTTAACAAAGCGTATACCAAAAGATTGGTTTCGACAAAACCTCCCGATTCTACTTCTCAAGACACAAACAAAAAAGAAACGTCACCGAATTTAGAAGAATCTAAAAAGGCAGATCGGAAACAATCTAAACGTCAGCAACAAGCTGAGGTTCAGCCGCAGACTAAAGTTAAGCCTCAGCCTAAACCCGAGCCAGAGCAGCATCCTCAACCTAAACATAAACTTGAGGTTGATACTGAGCCTGAACCTAAACCACAACCTAAGGATCAGGATCAGGAACAGGATCAGGCTTATGATTCCTCGTTGCCTTTATTGTTGGTTCGTTCTAGATCTGATAGTGACATAGAAACAACTTCATATAACATAAAACGTCGAAAACAGGATATGATTGGATCTATATCAAAACAACGTCTTACTAGAACATCATCTGAACTAATAAGACCGTCTGTTGGATTATCGTGTCGGTATGCCAACATACTTAGAGTTTCAACCGCCAACACTAAGAAACCAAAAAATTCGTTAGCGAACAATGCCAGTAATACTAACTCGCACGCACAATTAGATTCTTTCTTCGTGATCAAAAATCTCGATACGGGTAAGGAGTTTGTAGTTAAAGACTTTAACGATGAGGGGATGTGTAATAAAGTGAGTGATTTACAAACCGGAAAGCAACTCACAATGGATGAATTTGAGAAGACCGTTGGGCATTCGCCTGTTGTGAAGGAACTGATGCGTAGAACGAGCCGCAAGAAAAACGTTAACAGCAAATTGGCCATGACTAATTCTTATGTTAGCAAGAGTTTCAGATATAGTAAGAAGAAAGGGGCTGCACTTCTGAAAAACTTAAAGGGTTCAATGAGCGGATCGAAATcagataaagaaaaggaaaaggATGGCA GAGATCAAAAACCCAAAGAAGAACCGAAAAGCAATGAAGAACAGAAACCTAATGACAAAAACGCAAATTCAAAATGGGTGAAAGCTAAAGCGCATGGAAAGCCGTTAAAGGAATTTTCAGCGTTGAATGTATGTCAAGAGATCCAGGCTCACGATGGATCGATTTGGACCATGAGATTTAGTTTCGACGGTCAATATTTGGCGTCAGGTGGTGAGGACAAAGTTATTCATGTTTGGGAAGTGCAAGAATGTGATGTCATGTCGATGCAGTCAGGAGATGAAATGGGTTCAAGTACTACTCCTGATAATAGGCCACCAATACCTGATAATTCAACAACGGCCCCTGAAAAGAAGAAAAAACCGAAGAACAATAAAAATAAATCAGGGATTCCTGATTATGTTAAAGTGCCCGAAAGTATGTTTGGGTTATCGGAAAACCCCGTTTGCACATTCAAAGGTCATCAAGATGATGTCTTGGACCTATCTTGGTCAAGATCTCAG CTCCTGCTTTCGTCATCCATGGACAAAACTGTAAGGTTATGGGATGTTGAAACCAAGAACTGTTTGAAACAGTTTGCACACAGTGATTACG TGACTTGTATACAGTTCAATCCAACAGATGACGATTACTTCATAAGCGGTTCGTTAGATAAAAAGATTAGAATGTGGAGTGTACCGAGTCGAAAAGTAGTGGATTGGAGTGATCTTCATGACATGATAACTGCTGTATGCTATTATCCTGATGGCCag GGTGCCATTGTTGGATTACACAACGGAAATTGTAAGCCGTATAATACTACAG ATTGCAAACTCGAGCAAAAGGATCAAATTGAGTTGCATACTAAACCGAAAGCAGAGCCAAAAAAGATTACAGGTTTCCAG TTTTCTCCATCAAACGCATCTGAAATGTTAGTTACGTCTGCTGATTCACGTGTAAGAATCATGGATGGACCCCATGTCATCGAAAAACTCATAG GTTACAAAAATACAAGCAGTCAATTTTCAGCTCAATATAGTGCAGACGGGAAGTACATATTTTGTGCTAGTGAAGATTCACAAGTATACATTTGGAAGCATGAAAAACCTAAAAATAGTGGTGGTGCTAAGCCAAAATATGTAACCACTACTTCTTATGAACACTTCCCATGCACCGATGTTACCGTTGCACTACCATGGCATGGAACCAGCAAACTTAACCAGTTAGACAATGAACCACAATCCAAACGACGCTCTAAAAAGTCGGGCCCGCTACCTACAGACAACAACGTGGAAACTAAAAAATCAAAGTTGCCGCCAGTTCCTAAAAAAGGTACAAATGACAATTCAGAGCAAACTACTAACACCGACGCAAGTGTTGGTGAGTCTGGTGATGGTTCGTTGCAGACAGATGGTGGTAATAATGTTGCGGCGGCCGCCAGCAGTGCACAATCGACAGTGTGGGGGTTGGTGATTGTGACGGCAGGGGTGGGTGGTGAGATTAAGGTTTATCAGAATGTTGGGTTGCCTGTTAAGGTTGGGTATCAAACTCTGTTTTAA
- the LOC139841622 gene encoding heme-binding-like protein At3g10130, chloroplastic encodes MGMVFGMITVETPKFEVIQTTTDYEIRQYPPSVAAEVTYDPAELKGNKDGGFTLLANYIGVLGNPQNKKPEKIAMTAPVITKSAAEKIDMTAPVVTKGNEGGRVTMQFILPEKYKKAEDAPVPVDERVVIREEGERKYGVVGFSGVATEKVVAEKVEKLKKDLERDGFKVAGEYVLGRYNPPWTLPPFRTNEVMIPVE; translated from the coding sequence ATGGGTATGGTATTCGGTATGATCACGGTGGAAACACCAAAATTTGAAGTCATCCAAACAACTACAGACTACGAAATCCGTCAATACCCACCGTCCGTTGCAGCTGAGGTAACCTACGATCCAGCCGAGCTCAAAGGAAATAAAGACGGCGGCTTTACCCTCCTCGCCAACTACATCGGCGTCCTAGGTAACCCACAAAACAAAAAACCCGAAAAAATCGCTATGACGGCGCCGGTAATTACAAAGTCAGCAGCAGAGAAGATAGACATGACTGCGCCGGTGGTGACAAAGGGAAATGAAGGAGGAAGGGTGACGATGCAGTTTATATTGCCGGAGAAGTATAAGAAGGCGGAGGATGCGCCGGTGCCGGTGGATGAGAGAGTGGTGATTAGGGAAGAAGGGGAGAGGAAATATGGGGTGGTGGGGTTTAGTGGGGTGGCGACGGAGAAAGTGGTGGCGGAAAAGGTAGAGAAATTGAAGAAGGATTTAGAGAGAGATGGGTTTAAAGTTGCCGGAGAATATGTGTTGGGGAGGTATAATCCGCCGTGGACTTTGCCGCCGTTTAGGACTAACGAAGTTATGATTCCGGTGGAATGA
- the LOC139840124 gene encoding fructokinase-like 1, chloroplastic: protein MAILQILPSPPSFHSTKPFRSSPKFHIPKASVNGDHTVSSPPPPKPARRGRKSSTITTKVPPSKPQSNKIETISDEIEDFDDGIDFPYDDPPLICCFGAAQKEFLPTVRISDQQRHPDMYSEWKELQWDPPEFARAPGGPPSNVAIAHVRLGGRAAFIGKVGDDDFGQELVLMMNKENVQTRGVKIDANSKTGCTYMKIKFDSKGKMTAEKVKDSAEDSLLSSELNLSVLKEARIFHFNSEVLTSDSMKSALFKAITWSKKFGSLIFFDMNLPLPLWKSRHETRKVIQNAWEQADIIEVSKQELEFLLDEHYHERRRNYEPQYYAESFDETKEKGKDYYHYTREEIAPLWHDKLKFLFVTDGTLRLHYYTPLFDGVVVGTEDVLITPFTCDRTGSGDAVVAGIMRKLTTYPEMFENQDVLDRQLRFAIAAGIISQWTIGAVRGFPTESATQNLKEQVYVPSMW from the exons ATGGCGATTCTTCAAATCCTTCCGTCACCACCATCCTTTCATTCCACAAAACCCTTCCGTTCATCTCCCAAATTCCATATCCCTAAAGCATCTGTCAACGGCGACCACACCGTCTCCTCTCCACCGCCACCCAAACCCGCTCGCCGTGGCCGCAAATCATCCACCATCACAACCAAAGTGCCACCATCAAAACCTCAATCAAACAAAATCGAAACAATCTCAGACGAAATTGAAGATTTCGATGATGGAATTGATTTCCCATACGACGATCCACCTCTTATCTGCTGTTTCGGAGCTGCACAGAAGGAATTTTTACCAACAGTTAGGATTTCAGATCAGCAAAGGCATCCGGACATGTATTCAGAATGGAAAGAATTGCAGTGGGACCCACCGGAGTTTGCTAGGGCTCCAGGTGGACCGCCATCGAATGTTGCGATAGCTCACGTACGTCTCGGTGGTCGGGCTGCATTTATAGGGAAAGTAGGGGATGATGATTTTGGTCAGGAGTTGGTGTTGATGATGAATAAGGAAAATGTGCAAACTAGAGGTGTGAAAATTGATGCTAATTCGAAAACTGGTTGTACTTATATGAAGATTAAGTTCGATAGTAAAGGGAAGATGACTGCTGAAAAAGTTAAAGATTCTGCAGAGGATTCGTTGTTGAGTTCTGAATTGAATCTTTCGGTGCTCAAAGAG GCAAGAATATTCCACTTCAATTCAGAAGTCCTAACATCCGACTCAATGAAATCCGCCTTATTTAAAGCAATCACCTGGTCAAAAAAATTCGGCAGCCTTATATTCTTCGACATGAATCTTCCTTTACCACTGTGGAAATCTCGCCACGAAACAAGGAAGGTAATCCAAAACGCATGGGAACAAGCTGACATCATCGAAGTCAGCAAACAAGAACTTGAATTTCTGTTGGACGAACACTACCATGAAAGAAGACGAAACTACGAACCTCAATACTACGCAGAATCTTTCGATGAAACGAAAGAAAAAGGGAAAGATTATTATCACTACACACGTGAAGAAATAGCCCCGTTGTGGCATGATAAATTAAAGTTTCTATTTGTGACAGATGGAACACTTCGGCTTCATTATTATACTCCGTTGTTTGATGGTGTTGTGGTGGGGACAGAGGACGTGTTGATCACGCCGTTTACTTGTGATAGAACGGGTTCAGGTGATGCAGTTGTTGCTGGTATTATGAGAAAGTTGACTACTTATCCGGAAATGTTTGAGAATCAAGACGTTCTTGATCGGCAGCTTCGGTTTGCGATTGCTGCTGGGATTATATCTCAGTGGACAATCGGGGCAGTTAGAGGTTTTCCTACAGAAAGTGCTACTCAAAATCTGAAAGAACAGGTTTATGTACCTTCAATGTGGTAG